The segment ACGGCTTACGCGTTGCACTCGCCGATTAAAACAGCGCGCACATCACTTGTTTCCCGTGGAAGTCGCCTATGCTTTGGGCTTTCCAGCTCGCACAACAATCATTAACAATAATTAAGCTTTGTAATCACTGTAGGTGCCCgattcttccttcttctcttgcttcttttcttccctcttCTCCAACTGCTTCTGAGACTCGATCTCCATATAATTCTTGAATTCCCACCCTGTTCCCCCAGCTCTCATAACTTTATATGTggataaataaatgttaaaGAAAACGGTTGTTGTGAACAGCATAATGAACACAATAATtgtagtaaaaattttactttccAGTGTGAACTTatcttttacaaaaagagAAACCAAGAGAATTACGAAGGATATGAGGTAATTTGCCAGAATAAAGGCCACAAAAATAGCagcaatgcaaaaaataataaaatttttgagtGTCAATCCAAGAATTAACAAGGATGCCAATACTGCATTTGTAATTATGAGTAGAATTCTATATTCTTGACCATGGGAGAATATTGCTGATATGCAAAATCCTATATGAATCATAATTCCAATGATGCATCCTCCCGCTAATGGGAAGCAGCAGCACTTGCTCATTTTTCCTAGCTTcaacattttgaataaatttttgcgTTAAAAGGGTAAATTTGGTTTTTGTGCAGACTTTTGcgaagttcctttttttttttttttttttcttctacaaTCTGCTGAtagttgtaaaaaagaatgtaATCTTTCAATCTGTCCACGATGTATTTATGCGTCtttgtaataaatatatatatgtcaaaaatgtgtgcttcaattttttacgtttatttttgaacaaaatgtgGCAGCAGCAGGAAAGGGCACAACGAAAGGGTCTtcaaacgaaaaagaaaagttttgcaaaaatgggaatttgtaaaaaaagcgtaaaaggtaggggatggaaaaaaaaaagaaaaaaaatggaataaatataaaaataaagataaagataaaaaaatcggTTAAAGCTACTACAAACGAAAAATGtgttggaaaataaaaaaaattctcaaatgatgggcaattttttgcagaattttttacaaaatgtagaaaaaaatatagcacaAAATGAGGGCTTACAAAAGGCATTTGCCATTTATGCAATTTATGGCTACTTTATTTGCTCAAAATGTATCacttaagcaaaaaaaaaaaaaaaattaagcttatatttaatattctGCATGCAAGTGGcagattttttccttttaaaggCGTAAAATGaggtagctttttttttttttttatatatatatatatatatatatatatatatatatatatatatatatatatatNTNTNTNTNTNTNTNTNTNTNTNTNTNTNTNTNTNTNtttttttttttttttgtcaagcTTTTGTTCAtgcaaattttcattttgttgatCACTTTGGCTGTTTCATTTTAGCGATTTAATTTTACACTTCAAAATTTGTGCAAAGTCCTCATCATCATTTAtcacatttaatttttgaaaataaaacatcaAGGTGTACGCATTGTGTTCATTCACACTTTTGTAGTTCATTATAACGTAAGTTTTGATGTTGGAAATAAGTGAGTTTCGCGTATGATtgagaattaaaaaaatggttaagaCTTTTATAATGTCTTGAATGGAACAAATGTCGTAGTCATTTACAAACAGGTTGATGTCGTCTTCCCACTGCTTCAAGCAGCACAGAAGGTTATTCTTCATTGCGTCATAATCATGCTTATTTAAACATTTGATGTTGTCTTTCCTGTTGTGCGTTTGATCCACGAAATGTTCGCCATTAtgcttaacaaaaattttgtttatgtCTAGCAGGTCACAACTGTACAGACCACTGTTGTTGTTgctttcataattttttaacagtATTGCCAACGAatacaaaatgtaaatttttaactcGCTCGCCAGTTTCATGTTTCTTATGtgcgaaataaaaatgtccaTTTTGGACAGACTTATAAGGATGTTATACCTGGAGTAAATGTAAAACAGATTGCTCACTTGGTTCGCACTCAACAAATTCAAGTAGCTGAGCAGTTTCTCATTGAAGACGTTTATTATGTAATTGAGAAAATGTACGTAATCGATGCTGTAGTTGAGCGATCCGTCTATGTGGTGATGGGGATCAATTCTCTTCGTCGTAGCGTCATTGCGCGCTTCAACAACTTCTTTCAATatgggtaaaaaatgaacacagtTAATGACGTCACTGATGGTGCTGCTGTCCATAACGTTAGCTAATTTAAGTGCAGATAGCTTTAAtatgtgataaaaattttgatctACTCTCATGTATGCGTATAATATTCTGCACAGGTCCACTAAATTTATGTCATCCATGAGGagcacaattttttgcgctaaaattttgaaaaaattcatattctTGTACAATATGCACGCATAGCAGTAGGCAATTACACATATGTCCCTCACGTGCACATGGTTGCGAATTACATTTTCAGCAATTATGTTACTCAGTTTGACAAATAAATGttcatcatatattttacttttaactAGGGCATTTAAAATCATACAGATCTCCACTACGTTGTGAATTgtatgcacttttttttttaattcctcctTTAACAGTATGATTAagtcctccttcttccttttcgaatAAGTCGATATTAGCATAGCTAAATTGGAcgtattaaaatattcactcttttttttatgattggAATGAAACTTTCATATAAGTTTGTTTCGTATCTCATTTTGCTCAAGCAAAATAAGAAGGACGCGATGTCTCCGACTTCAAATTTATCCATTATTTCGTAGGACCTcctttcgatttttttccaaatgaaGTCATtcttaatattttcctttagcAACATATTAGAGAAAATACACAGGACAGACGAATTCATCTGCTTTATCTTAACTTCTCGGTCGTACGTGGTAGCATCTTCACCTTTATATCTGTGCGACGCATTATGGTATGCCTTGAATCGggattttataaaaaaacggcTGTTTCCTCTGTTCACATTTGCGCTTTGTTTGAGAATATTATTAAACGTGCGCATTGATGGGggtcttttttgttttaccaCGCAGGGGAgctatatgtgtgcatatgtatacacatcTGCAGATGCGCATGCATGTGCACACAAGAATTCAAGCAACCGAAAAACGTGTGCATGGCTTGCATGGCTGCCACGTGTGCTCCTCACTACAATGCGCGGCGCGTATTCATCTACATGAGTGGGTTTTCAAACTGGCAAATGCGCATGTGGACGTCAACACAGTTGTTCATCACACCGTGCACAACCGTGGGACGGTTCTTCAAAACGGGACTCAAAAAAGGGATTTCAACAAACGGATGTGATAAACTtaagctatttttttgagaGCACGCACTTTCAGTAAAAAGTAGCAGACTATATCATAGTAGTagccccccccaaaaaaaagaagaagacacCTTTTCgacttctcccctttcgcCAGAATTTACCCACTCTGCTAAATTTCGTAGAATTTTATTTCGGCTCTCTGGTACAGTTATGCCCACCTCCCAGGCGCGAACGTTCCTCTACACGGAGAAGAATTAAGCTGGAGAAATGATCAAATAGATGTTGTAGCATCAGACATTTTAAAACTCCAGactatatatatgcaacATAAGACTctcaccttttttcttttaataattttctcttagaagcaaaaaaagtaaagtacaattttatttaaaagcGCTTCAACAACGGCGaagggcaattttttttttactaaagaGTGTGCTATATTATCGCATTATCATTTGacggaataaaaaaaaaaaaaaaaaattgtgttgTTTTAAAACAGAGGTGGGCTTCTTTCCATGCTGGCTCGCTCAGTCGTGAAGTTCGCTGCGGCGTCGTCACAGCAAGGAAGAAAGCCAGTTTCACGCATTTACGTTTATAGTACATGAGCTTGCTGCTACACATACCATTTGCATATCGTCATACATATGCTTGGCGCTATATATGCGCGAAATAACCCACCGATTGTACAAGCGGATAAAAGCGTCGTTATAACGAAAAGGGGCCAAAGGAACAAGCGAGAAAATACGGATTTGATGCGATATTTCGTGAAGGCCTTTTTCTCTAATTtgccaaaatggtgaagaaaaaaattaatgaaaatatttttatctccttATTGTGCCTTTGTCAATGTGCCATTTtcagctgttttttttttttttttttaaacttgtATCATATTACATATAGCGTATACAAATACACGTTGAAGcaaatggaacaaattaTTCAGCAAAAGGTTTGtcatttggttttttttatgccagTTTGCGGTTttctttgtttattttctccatccCGTTAAGCTTATCAACagaagggaagcaaaaatgtgctTATAAGTTACGTAAATCCCAAACCCACATGTTATAAACTCCGCTGCAAACGCTTCAGTACATTATCTTGAAAAAAACGATCCAGCGAGTAAGTTTTATCTCCACTTAgcatttgccattttgccatttacATTCTCCAATTTTTGTCGTGTGCGTTTTAATGTACATATTGttacgaaaaataaaaacgcgtggaaatatttaaaacTCCTTacctttgcttcttcacaaatttaattacaaaaggaaaaaaaaaaaaaaataataaaatgcagAAACAACTAAGAGCCAGTACAACCAGTTAAGTAGTCTTTCCGCACGATCGTTTTGCGCAACTCTTTTTCTTGACTTTTTCAGGGATGGAATGAGTGAGGAAAGGCGCACCAAATGGaaagtgggaaaaatgaataaataaataaatgtacaggggcgtacgtatgtatatatgcactaATTTGTGTTCCCTTACATGTATGAATAACGCGATCGCTACGTGATGCATCCGCACCCCCCGAGTGCCTCGCTTGCGcgttaaagaaaaacattttttttgccattttaagaaaaggtgtgataattttgtaagcaaaattataaaaactcGCTCGGACGGATAACCGCATTTGTACCTTTGTAgcacttccccattttgcgttcCGTATTTTTTACATCGCAACTATAGTTCCCTCCCCTGCGTGCATTTGCCGCCACAGCGCGTGTTGAGAAAGTTCGGCCGGCTGCCCTTTTACGGCGTTGGCTACTCGTGTGGGCAACTGTATGTACGGAGTTGCGCAAAGGTATATCCTTCTGTCGAAGCGGCGTGTCAATCAAGTAGCACGACAACCACATAACTGCCTAACAGCCAAACCGCCTGATAGCCTAACCGCCTAACAGACTAACCGCCTGATAGCCTAACAGCCTGATAGCCTAACAGCCCAACCTCGTAGCCGatccccccccaaaatgaaaataaaagtaagAACGCTTCAAAacaacgaagaagaaatcaGTGTCGATAACGATGACACCATTTTagacgtgaaaaaaaagataggGGTGGCATTCCCCGAAATGCCGTGCGATAAACAGAAACTCATTTTTAGTGGAAATATATTGAAGGACGAAAGCAAAGCAGTGgatatattaaaagaaaacgacATAGTTATAGTTATGGCGTGTAAAAAGATATTTAATTCGACGAAGAACAACCAGACGAAGGAATCATCATCAACAAAcgttcaaaaaaataaagaaaagacTCCTCAGTCTACAAATTCTGACCAGAAAAATGACGCTTCAAATGCATCAGAGGAGGGCAGAGAGAGCAAAAGTCTCAACAACGCAGAATCAGCCCTAGTCACTGGAGAAAAGCTAAAAGAGACTATAGACAATATCTGTGCTATGGGATTTGAAAGAGAAGCCGTAAGAAAGGCCATGATGCTGGCGTTTAACAACCCCAATAGAGCGATTGATTATTTGACGAACGGCTTTCCAAACGAAAGCGAAGTGAACGAAATAAGTGCAATCAATACAATGAATGGGATgaacgaaatggaagaaatgaaCGAAATGGACGAAATGAACGAAATGGACGCCGCGAACGCAACGAACGCAATGCGTGACGTAAATGAAACGAACGAGACCAACGAGACCAACGAAACGAATGACAACTCCTATGAGAGAGAAGATAACGAAAATGCTCCCAATTTGCCAAaccttttaaataattataacgCCCTTGCAGATAACCCTAGACAATCTGTACCAGAAAATCCTGATCAATTTAGaagttccccattttttaatatcctACGAGATGTAGCTTTATCGAATCCACAACGTATTCCAGAAATTTTAGAAATGATCGGAAGAACAGATCCTTCCTTTTTAGAATTTATTCGAGAGAACCAAGGGGAATTTATAAGGGCCATTCAAAATTATGGGAATAATGACCCCACAGCTAACACAGAAAATGATTTATTGACAGGTGAAGCATTTACCGATCAAGGGAACCAGAATATTACGGACCcgaataatgaaaattttcagaTTCCCATTACGCCTTTAAATGAGAACGAAATGGAGAGTATTAAAAAGTTGGAATCTCTTGGATTCCCGAAACACTTAGCGTTGGAAGCCTTCATTGCTTGTGATAAGAACGAGGAAATGGCGGCCAACTATTTGTTTGAGAATATGAATGACTACGCGTCAGAGTAGGGTCGGGGTAGTCATTTGGCGGGCGTGTTTCTCTCTTCGTAGGAGGAAACGTGCATCCTCAGCATGGTGAGTCCCCAGCATGGTGAGACCCCAGCATGGTGAGACCATCTGCCAAGTGGACCCCTTGCAACATGACGTGCTTTCCTATGCGCGTACCGCACCCGTGTGTGCGCATGCCGATGCAGCTTTTCAGCTCTACCAAAGTTAATGCGTAAACACCCCATTCGGGTGAATCACATTTCGGTGTAAAGTAGTGTATCGGCCAAATgtactgattttttttcccaacttttttatttttttaagtccttccccttctcccccccctccattGTATTGTGtatgcttctttttccttctttttagAAAGAATTGCCTTAGCAAAACTTTTTACATATGTAGCACATTTTACGTTTGCTTAATGACATTATTTAATTGTTACAATATCGTTTTGGTtaactttttgtaaatcaGTTCAAAAATATTCTGATTCGAGCGGGTTGTTTTATTcgtttattttcctttccgaTGGGCACGagctttttctctttcgagGTGTCGAAACGCGTTTGCATTAGCAAAGGTGCTGTTTCGGTGAAGAAAAGGTGTACATACATCCGTAcacacgtacatacatacatactgcatgtatatgcatatgcctGCTGCGGGTAATTGTttaccca is part of the Plasmodium cynomolgi strain B DNA, chromosome 8, whole genome shotgun sequence genome and harbors:
- a CDS encoding hypothetical protein (putative) codes for the protein YRILLIITNAVLASLLILGLTLKNFIIFCIAAIFVAFILANYLISFVILLVSLFVKDKFTLESKIFTTIIVFIMLFTTTVFFNIYLSTYKVMRAGGTGWEFKNYMEIESQKQLEKREEKKQEKKEESGTYSDYKA
- a CDS encoding hypothetical protein (putative); the protein is MLISTYSKRKKEDLIILLKEELKKKVHTIHNVVEICMILNALVKSKIYDEHLFVKLSNIIAENVIRNHVHVRDICVIAYCYACILYKNMNFFKILAQKIVLLMDDINLVDLCRILYAYMRVDQNFYHILKLSALKLANVMDSSTISDVINCVHFLPILKEVVEARNDATTKRIDPHHHIDGSLNYSIDYVHFLNYIINVFNEKLLSYLNLLSANQVSNLFYIYSRYNILISLSKMDIFISHIRNMKLASELKIYILYSLAILLKNYESNNNSGLYSCDLLDINKIFVKHNGEHFVDQTHNRKDNIKCLNKHDYDAMKNNLLCCLKQWEDDINLFVNDYDICSIQDIIKVLTIFLILNHTRNSLISNIKTYVIMNYKSVNEHNAYTLMFYFQKLNVINDDEDFAQILKCKIKSLK
- a CDS encoding DNA repair protein RAD23 (putative) — translated: NTENDLLTGEAFTDQGNQNITDPNNENFQIPITPLNENEMESIKKLESLGFPKHLALEAFIACDKNEEMAANYLFENMNDYASEKNCLSKTFYICSTFYVCLMTLFNCYNIVLVNFL